The genomic region caagTCTCGACACTTTCACTTAGCAGAaagctgcgctaagcgagccagagagacgtttggtttctcaataaGGCTCACTTAACGGATACGCGCGCTTAGCcgacgtttcaaattcaaaatcagttttttttttaacacaggcTTGGCTTAGCACGAGGATCAGACCGCTTAGTGAGGTTTGCAGATCCGAAAAGCTTCAACTCTCACTAAGTCAGGCTTTGGctggcttagctaaaatgatgcatcttaagtacagaggagTGTGCGCTTAGCTGATAAGGACTCACTTAGTGCTTACATTGTCGCAATGAATCTCgcttagctgccatgactgGCGCTTAGCTTCATGGACCTCAGTTATGGCCATAAGGAATTGCACTTGGCAAAAATAGGTCACGCTTAGCCAAGGATAAGTTGTCGCTTAGCGATTAGGCTAAAGCTTAGCCGAATTCAGATCATATTGAAGTTAGCTTAGCTCAACTTTGGCCAGCTTAGCATACCAAATCAacctcagatgcaagggttaGGCGCTAAGCACTTGAGACTcacggcttagcgcatgaacagagatgcgcttaatgataactgctaaataattgtgaattaatagtagaaaattagtcaaattttggcttaaaattaattatttagcagttatttgtgattaaaagttagaaaagcAATTAAGTTGAATTTTTGGCCATAGATATGAAAACTGAAGGTACAACAAGCAAAAAGGCAGCagaaagtgaagaaaaagaataaaatctgAAGCAGACCCAGCCCAACACGCGCCCTTAGCGCGCGTCACGCGCTAAGCTTGCAAGGCAGCACAGGCGCTAAGCGAGGCGTTAAGCACGAAGATGCAGGATTCGTtacgtgcgctaagcgcgaggcaCACGCTAAGCGCGTGATCCAACAGAAGCACACGCTAAGCCTGCAgcatgcgctaagcgcgcctacgaaggcccaaagcccaTTTCTACACCTATAAATAGAGATCCAAGCCAAGGGAGAATGTACACCTTGCCTCAGAGCACTTCTCTCAGCATTCCAAGCCTGAGCTCTCCCTTTTCTCTCTatattctttgcttttattatccattctttctttcaccccagTTGTAAAgcccctcaatggccatgagtggttAATCCCCTAGCTACGGCCTggtaggcctaaaaagccaatgatgtatggtgtacttcaagagttatcaatgcaAAGAGGATTCATTCCAGGTTTTATGTTCtaattctttcctttttatcttGCATTTATGTCTTAAATTTCTGTTGGGTTTTAttcgctcgggagagggtatTTCCTAATAAGGGTTTAAGAAGTaatgcatgcatcagttttaggggttatatGCTTGGTAAAGGGTAACACCTAATagaacaaattaagaaaaggaTCGTCGGGCTagcattgctaggcatagaatgatGGCCCAATGCCCATGCATTTAGCAACATCTAGAATTTAaccttaatgcattttaattattgaatcttcacaaaggcatttgggagataggtagttaaaataggcttgtcatcgtgaggcatcaagggcaagtaaaattaatagatgtgggtagaactaaTTCAACTGCATTGGTAATGAACATCATAAATTCATTCATCGTAGGCCAATTAGGTTTGTCCGGTCTTGGCATTTTCATCAATTGTCTTCCTAAATTATTTGATCTAATAGCAACAATTTATTCTTATGCCTATTCCTGTTTTTACTATTTACTTTTACTTACAAATTGAAGAGTATTCAATAAAGTGCAATAAAATCCCTATGGAAAcgatactcggacttccgagaatTACTACTTAGaacgatttggtacacttgtcaaacacctcaacaagtttttggcgccgttgtcggggaTTTTGTTCTCGCACTTAATTGCCATACTATATTAGTTTGTAAGcttaattcttcttttcttggctcattcttttattattctttactttactttttcttctatcctttctttcttctcccataaattgcacgggtagtgcctttttgtttttatacgAGGTAGAACTGCATCTGGAGACGTTGTTCCTATtaacttagaaattgaagctacgTGTCGGCGTAACAACgctgcaagaagaagaagggagcaAGACATAGAAGGAAGTAGTTACACCTCACCTCCTCCTTCTCCAAATTATGCTCAGATGGACGGGGAACCGGCACAAAGAGTCACACTAGAGGACTTCTCTAATACCACCACTCCTCAGTTCTTCACAAGTATCACAAGGCCGGAAGTCCAAGCAGATCTCCTACTCAAGGGAACCTCTTCCATGGTCTTCCAAATGAAGATCCATATGCGCATCTAGCCTCATACATAGAGATATGCAGCACCGTTAAAATCGCCGGAGTTCCAAAAGATGCGATACTCCTtaacctcttttccttttccctagCAGGAGAGGCAAAAAGATGGTTGCACTCCTTTAAAGGCAATAGCTTAAGAACATGGGAAGAAGTAGTGGAAAAATTCTTAAAGAAGTATTTCCCAGAGTCAAAGACCGTCGAACGAAAGATGGAGATTTCTTATTTCCATCAATTTCTGGATGAATCCCTTAGCGAAGCACTAGACCATTTCCACGGATTGCTAAGAAAAACACCAACACACAGATACAGCGAGCCAGTACAACTAAACATATTCATCGATGACTTGCAACCTTAATCGAAACAGCTACTAGAGGGAAGATCAAGCTGAAGACTCCCGAAGAAGCGATGGAGCTCGTCGAGAACATGGCGGCTAGCGATCAAGCAATCCTTCATGATCACACTTATGTTCCCACAAAAAGAAGCCTCTTGGAGCTTAGCACGCAGGACGCAACTTTGGTACAAAACAAGCTGTTGACGAGGCAGATAGAAGCCCTCATCGAAACCCTCAGCAAGCTGCCTCAACAATTACAAGCGATAAGTTCTTCCcactcttctgttttgcaggtagaAGAATGCCCCACATGCAGAGGGACACATGAGCCTGGACAATGTGCAAGCCAACAAGACCCCTCTCGTGAAGTAAATTATATAGGCATACTAAATCGTTACGGATTTCAGGGCTACAACCAGGGAAATCCATCTGGATTCAATCAAGGGGCAACAAGATTTAATCACGAGCCACCGGGGTTTAATCAAGGAAGAAACTTCATGCAAGGCTCAAGTTGGACGAATAAAGGAAATCAATATAAGGAGCAAAGGAACCAACCACCATACCAGCCACCATACCAGCACCCTAGCCAAGGTCCGAATCAGCAAGAAAAGCCCACCAAAATAGAGGAACTGCTGCTGCAATTCATCAAGGAGACAAGATCACATCAAAAGAGCACGGATGCAGCCATTCGGAATCTAGAAGTTCAAATGGGCCAACTGGCGCATGACAAAGCCGAACGGCCCACTAGAACTTTCGGTGCTAACATGGAGAAGAACcccaaggaagaatgaaaagcAGTACTGACTTGAGGGCAGAGAAGAGCGCAGGAGGAGGGTAAGGTTGAAGGAGAAGACTGGCCAGAAGAAGGAAGGACAGAGAagacagaagaagaagagaaggtggCATCACCACCTAAGACCAAGAGCCAGAGAGCAAGGGAAGCCAAGAAGGAAGAACCACTAGCCCTTCCACAGGATCTCCCATATCTTATGGCACCCACCAAGAAGAACAAGGAGCGTTACTTTAGACGTTTCTTGGAAATATTCAAAGGGTTAGAAATCACTATGCCATTCGGGGAAGCCTTACAGCAGATGCCCCTCTACTCCAAATTTATGAAAGACATCCTCACCAAGAAGGGGAAGTATATTGACAACGAGAATATTGTGGTAGGAGGCAATTGCAGTGCGATAATACAAAGGAAGCTACCCAAGAAGTTTAAAGACCCCGGAAGTGTTACCATCCCGTGCACCATTGGGAAGGAAGCCGTAAACAAGGCCCTCATTGATCTAAGAGCAAGTATCAATCTGATGCCCTTGTCAATGTGCAAAAGAATTGGGAATTTGAAGATAGATCCCACCAAGATGACGCTTCAACTGGCAGACCGCTCAATCACAAGGCCATATGGGGTGGTAGAAGATGTCCTGGTCAAGGTACGCCACTTCACTTTTCCGGTGGACTTTTTTATCATGGATATCGAAGAAGACACTGAGATTCCCCTTATCTTAGGCAGACCCTTCATGCTGACTGCCAACTGTGTGGTGGATATGGGGAATGGGAACTTAGAGTTGACTATTGATAATCAGAAGATCACCTTTGACCTTATCAAGGCAATGAAGTACCCACAGGAGGGTTGGAAGTGCTTCAGAATAGAGGAGATTGATGAGGAAGATGTCAGTTTTCTCGAGACACCATAGACTTCGCTAGAAAAAGCAATGGTAAATGCTTTAGACTGTCTAACCagtgaagaggaagaagatcTGAAGGCTTGCTTGGAAAACTTGGATCAAGAAGACAGTATTCCTGAGGGAGAAGCCAATTTCGAGACGCTAGAGAAGGAAGTTCCGtctgagaagaagaagatagagTTGAAGATATTGCCTAATCATTTGAAGTATGTGTTCTTGGAGGAAGATAAGCCTATAGTGATCAGTAATGCACTCACAACAGAGGAAGAAAATAGGTTGGTAGACGTCCTAAAGAAACACAGGGAAGCAATTGGATGGCACATATCGGATCTCAGGAATTAGCCCTGCCTACTGCATGCACATGATAATGATGGAAGAGGACTACAAGCCAGTCCGACAACCCTAGAGGCGGCTGAATCCAACAATGAAGGAAGAGGTAAGAAAGGAGGTGCTCAAGCTTTTGGAGGCTGGGTTCATATACCCCATCTCTGACAGCGCTTGGGTAAGTCCAGTACAGGTGGTTCCTAAGAAAGGCGGAATGACAGTGGTACGAAATGAGAGGAATGACTTGATACCAACACGAACTGCCACTGGTTGGTGGATGTGTATCGACTATCGCAAGTTGAATGAAGCCACACAGAAGGACCATTTCCCCTTACCTTTCATGGATTAGATGCTGGAAAGGCTTGTAGGGCAGGCATACTACTGCTTTTGGATGGATATTCAGGATACAACCAGATCGCGGTAGACCCCAGAGATCAGGAGAAGACGGCCTTTACATGCCCCTTCGGCGTCTTTGCTTACAGAAGGATGTCATTCGGGTTATGTAACGCACTAGCCATATTTCAGAGGTGCATGCTAGCCATTTTTTCAGACATGGTGGAGAAGAGCATCGAGGTATTTATGGACGACTTCTGGATTTTTGGACCCTCATTTGACAACTATTTGAGGAACCTAGAGATGGTACTACAGAGGTGCGTATAGACTAACTTGGTACTAAATTGGGAAAAGTGTCATTTCATGGTTCGAGAGGGCATAGTCCTGAGCCACAAGATCTCAGCCAGAGGGATTGAGGTTGATCAGACAAAGATAGACGTCATTGAGAAGTTGCCGCCACCAATGAATGTTAAAGGTGTCAGAAGTTTCTTAGGGCATGCAAGTTTCTACAGGAGGTCCATCAAGGACTTCTCGAAGATTGCCAGGCCCTTAAGCAATCTGTTGAATAAGGATGTGGCTTTTAAGTTTGATGAAGAATGTTCAGCAGCATTTTTAGACACTAAAGAATAAGCTCACCACTGCACCAGTAATGATTGCACCAGACTGGAATAAAGATTTTGAACTAATGTGTGATGCCAGTGATTATGCAGTAGGAGCAGTTTTGGGACAGAGGCACGACAAGGTATTTCACGCCATCTATTATGCTAGTAAGGTCCTTAATAAAGCATAACTAAATTATGCGACCACAGAAAAGCAGATGCTAGCCATTGTCTTTTCCTTGGAGAAGTTCAGGTCGTACTTGATAGGGTCGAGGGTCACCATTTTCACAGATCATGCTGCCATCAAGCACTTGCTCGCCAAAACAGACTCAAAGCTGAGGTTGATTAGATGGGTCCTGCTGATACAAGAATTTGACATCATCATCAAGGACAATAAAGGATCCAAGAATGTGGTAGCCAATCATTTATCCTGATTAAAGAATGAAGAAGTCACCAAGGAAGAACCAGAGGTAAAAGGAGAATTTCCTGATGAATTTCTTTTGTAGGTTACCACCAGACCTTGGTTTGCAGAGATGGCTAACTACAAAGCCACAGGAGTCATTCCAGAGGAGTTTAATTGGAGTCAGAGGAAGAAATTCTTGCATGATGCACGCTTCTATGTGTGGGATAATCCTCATTTGTTTAGGGCAGGAGCTGATAATCTATTAAGGAGATGCGTCACAAAGGAGGAAGCACAGAGCATTCTTTGGCACTGCCACAGTTCACCCTATGGCGGACACCACAGTGGGGACAGAACAGCAGCAAAAGTGCTACAATCAGGTTTTTTCTGGCCTTCTATTTTTAAAGATGCTTACGAGTTTGTGCGTTGTTGTGATAAATGCCAGAGAACAGGGGGGATATCTCGAAGGATGGAGATGCCTTTGCAGAATATCATGGAAGTAGAGATCTTTGACTGTTGGGGCATAGACTTCATGGGGCCTCTTCCTTCTTCATACGAGAATGTTTACATCCTGGTAGCTGTGGATTACGTCTCCAAATGGGTGGAGGCCATAGCCATTCCAAAAGACGATGCCAGGGTAGTGATAAAATTTCTGAAGAAGAACATCTTTTCCCATTTTGGAGTCCCATGAGCCTTGATTAGTGATGGGGAACGCACTTCTGCAATAATCAGTTGAAGAAAGTCCTGGAGCACTATAATGTAAGACATAAGGTGGCCACACCTTATCACCCTCAGACAAATGGCCAAGTAGAAATTTCTAACAAAGAGCTCAAGCGAATCCTGGAGAAGACAGTTGCATCATCAAGAAAGAATTGGGCCTTGAAGCTCGATGATACTCTTTGGGCCTACAGGGAAGCATTCAAAACTCCCATCGGCTTATCACCGTTTCAGCTAGTGTATGGGAAGGCATGTCATTTACCAGTGGAGCTGGAGCACAAAGCATATTAGGCTCTCGAGTTACTCAACTTTGATAACAACGCATGCGGAGAAAAGAGGAAGCTACAGTTGCTGGAATTAGAAGAGATGAGACTGAATGCCTACGAGTCATCCAAAATTTACAACCAAAAGATGAAGGCATATCATGACAAGAAGCTACAGAGGAAAGAATTCCAACCATGGCAGCAGGTATTACTCTTTAACTCAAGGCTAAGGCTATTCCCAGGTAAGCTGAAGTCCAAGTGGTTAGGGCCGTTCATAATCAATGAAGTCAGACCTCACGGAGCAGTAGAATTGGGGGACCCTAGAGAAGAGAACTTTGAGAAGAAATGGATCGTCAATGGACAACGCTTAAAGCTTTATAACGGAGGACAACTAGAGCGATTGACGACCATCATCTAC from Glycine soja cultivar W05 chromosome 16, ASM419377v2, whole genome shotgun sequence harbors:
- the LOC114389759 gene encoding uncharacterized protein LOC114389759, which gives rise to MELVENMAASDQAILHDHTYVPTKRSLLELSTQDATLVQNKLLTRQIEALIETLSKLPQQLQAISSSHSSVLQVEECPTCRGTHEPGQCASQQDPSREVNYIGILNRYGFQGYNQGNPSGFNQGATRFNHEPPGFNQGRNFMQGSSWTNKGNQYKEQRNQPPYQPPYQHPSQGPNQQEKPTKIEELLLQFIKETRSHQKSTDAAIRNLERRAQEEGKVEGEDWPEEGRTEKTEEEEKVASPPKTKSQRAREAKKEEPLALPQDLPYLMAPTKKNKERYFRRFLEIFKGLEITMPFGEALQQMPLYSKFMKDILTKKGKYIDNENIVVGGNCSAIIQRKLPKKFKDPGSVTIPCTIGKEAVNKALIDLRASINLMPLSMCKRIGNLKIDPTKMTLQLADRSITRPYGVVEDVLVKVRHFTFPVDFFIMDIEEDTEIPLILGRPFMLTANCVVDMGNGNLELTIDNQKITFDLIKAMKYPQEGWKCFRIEEIDEEDVSFLETP
- the LOC114389760 gene encoding uncharacterized protein LOC114389760, which codes for MRLNAYESSKIYNQKMKAYHDKKLQRKEFQPWQQVLLFNSRLRLFPGKLKSKWLGPFIINEVRPHGAVELGDPREENFEKKWIVNGQRLKLYNGGQLERLTTIIYLNDP